A genome region from Mycobacterium sp. 3519A includes the following:
- a CDS encoding ABC transporter ATP-binding protein translates to MIRGFLRILGPQRGRMYAYLAWVTGYGVLHGVAMVLLVPISVALFDQRYADAARWLGVLAAVMVVAAVTHYVQATLAIRMALTTMRLLHHRLGDHMVTLPLGWFTRETVGRVSQIAVKGTVFVGTSGANLITPMVLNTTSAATVVVGLCGYDWRIGLVAAVGGLVLIGCARFTAGLIAAAETQTHDATVAVNTRVLEFARCQQVLRAFGRAGADYAPLADALDTQHRVGRRALWQSVTGLMLNGVAVQAVFSALIAAGAWLAVDGDINPITLVAILGLAARFASPLSALAEIDSAMRMAATELQRITSVLDTPALPEPAAPQPVSAPGRVELDHVAFSYPGRQVLSDVSFTADAGTMTALVGPSGSGKTTITRLIARFYDVDGGVVRVGGVDVRDQSTADLMAQLSLVFQDVYLFDDTLWANIRIGRPDASDAEVEEAARTAGLLPVIERLPAGRQARVGEGGVALSGGERQRVSIARALLKNAPIVLFDEATSALDPENEDHVADSIRRLAAGSTVIVIAHKLSTVTAADDIVVLSADGTVEDSGTHAELITRGGQYAEFWAQRASATGWSMAGSAT, encoded by the coding sequence GTGATCCGCGGGTTCCTGCGCATCCTCGGTCCGCAGCGGGGCCGCATGTATGCCTACCTGGCGTGGGTGACCGGCTACGGGGTGTTGCACGGCGTCGCGATGGTGCTGCTGGTTCCGATCTCTGTCGCGTTGTTCGACCAGCGCTACGCCGACGCGGCGCGATGGCTGGGCGTGCTCGCCGCCGTCATGGTCGTCGCGGCAGTGACGCATTACGTGCAGGCCACCCTGGCCATCCGGATGGCGCTGACCACGATGCGGTTGCTGCACCACCGACTCGGCGACCACATGGTGACCTTGCCGCTCGGCTGGTTCACTCGCGAGACCGTCGGGCGGGTGTCCCAGATCGCGGTCAAGGGCACGGTTTTCGTCGGGACCAGTGGCGCCAACCTGATCACCCCGATGGTGCTCAACACCACCAGCGCCGCGACGGTGGTGGTCGGACTCTGCGGCTACGACTGGCGCATCGGACTCGTCGCCGCGGTCGGTGGCCTGGTGTTGATCGGATGCGCCCGGTTCACCGCCGGTTTGATCGCAGCCGCCGAAACGCAGACGCACGACGCGACAGTGGCGGTGAACACCCGGGTCCTCGAGTTCGCCCGCTGCCAGCAGGTGCTGCGCGCGTTCGGCCGTGCGGGCGCCGACTACGCTCCGTTGGCAGACGCGCTGGACACCCAGCACCGCGTCGGGCGCCGTGCGCTGTGGCAGTCAGTGACCGGCCTGATGCTCAACGGTGTCGCCGTGCAGGCGGTGTTCTCCGCGCTCATCGCGGCGGGGGCGTGGCTTGCCGTCGACGGCGACATCAACCCGATCACCCTGGTCGCGATCCTCGGTCTCGCGGCCCGGTTCGCGTCGCCGCTGTCTGCGCTCGCCGAGATCGATTCGGCGATGCGGATGGCCGCCACGGAACTGCAGCGCATCACATCGGTGCTCGATACCCCGGCGCTTCCGGAACCTGCTGCACCACAACCTGTCTCGGCACCTGGCCGCGTCGAACTGGACCACGTGGCGTTCAGCTATCCCGGCAGGCAGGTGTTGTCCGACGTCAGTTTCACCGCGGACGCAGGCACCATGACCGCGCTGGTCGGCCCATCAGGCTCGGGCAAGACGACGATCACCCGGTTGATCGCACGCTTCTACGACGTCGACGGCGGAGTCGTCCGTGTCGGCGGCGTCGACGTGCGCGACCAGTCGACGGCCGATCTGATGGCGCAGTTGTCGCTGGTGTTCCAGGACGTCTATCTGTTCGACGACACGCTCTGGGCGAACATCCGCATCGGCAGGCCCGACGCCAGTGACGCCGAGGTGGAAGAGGCGGCACGCACCGCCGGACTGCTGCCGGTGATCGAACGGCTGCCCGCGGGCAGACAGGCTCGGGTCGGGGAGGGCGGCGTGGCGCTGTCCGGTGGTGAACGCCAACGCGTCTCGATCGCCAGAGCCCTGCTGAAGAACGCGCCGATCGTGTTGTTCGACGAGGCAACCAGTGCGTTGGACCCGGAGAACGAGGACCATGTCGCCGACTCGATCCGGCGGTTGGCCGCCGGCAGCACCGTGATCGTCATCGCGCACAAGCTGTCGACGGTGACCGCCGCCGACGACATCGTCGTGCTCTCCGCCGACGGCACGGTCGAAGACAGCGGTACTCATGCCGAACTGATCACACGCGGCGGTCAATACGCCGAGTTCTGGGCCCAACGCGCTTCCGCGACGGGTTGGTCGATGGCCGGCAGCGCCACGTAG
- a CDS encoding ABC transporter ATP-binding protein, with product MTAVQQPRNRFDALALQQLLAPARRSMGRAQRIQLIASAATVVPFVGIVELGRALLADGSVDPVRVWAIVAVVIGALLVRTLASGAALTITHFADVDLQRSLRRRIVATLGRLPLGWFSTTSSGEVRKAVQHDVGELHYLVAHSAVEKAGALTTPMFGLIYCCYLNWRLGLLALATIPVYLAVYMWLGRDARIQMARLDRGVERISATIVEFIAGVSVVKTFGEAGKAHKRFADAADEFNDSFAGWMGPLVRVKAVTALFIETPLLLLVNLAGGYWFVRSGWVAPIDMLGSTLVAVTIPAAVLTVGYSTHITKQAQAAAGRLQRLLQTPTLANVRDPQVPEDNSIRFDHVRFSYDGQRTVLHDVSLTLAPGTITALVGPSGSGKSTLATLVPRFYDTTDGAVRVGGVDVRDIGPAVLYRHVGFVLQDVQLLGISVADNIRLGRPDASHDNIVDAARAAYIHDRITALPRGYDSVVGEDAHFSGGEAQRVSIARALLADTPILVLDEATAFADPESEAQIQAALSRLIAGRTVLVIAHRLGSIVGADNIVVLDAGRVVEQGRHEALLERGGQYARMWAAHTAVQATEWAVAQ from the coding sequence ATGACGGCCGTGCAACAACCGCGCAACAGATTCGACGCGCTGGCCCTGCAGCAGTTGCTCGCCCCGGCGCGCCGTTCGATGGGCCGCGCGCAGCGGATCCAACTGATCGCATCCGCCGCCACGGTCGTGCCGTTCGTCGGCATCGTCGAACTCGGCCGCGCGTTGCTCGCCGACGGGTCGGTGGATCCGGTGCGGGTGTGGGCGATCGTCGCCGTGGTGATCGGCGCACTGTTGGTGCGCACGTTGGCAAGTGGAGCGGCGTTGACCATCACCCACTTCGCCGACGTCGACCTCCAGCGGTCGCTGCGCCGCCGCATCGTGGCCACGCTTGGCAGGCTTCCGCTTGGCTGGTTCAGCACCACCTCGTCGGGTGAGGTGCGCAAGGCCGTCCAGCACGACGTCGGCGAATTGCATTACCTGGTGGCGCATTCCGCGGTGGAGAAGGCCGGTGCGCTGACCACCCCGATGTTCGGGCTAATCTACTGCTGCTACCTGAACTGGCGGCTCGGGCTGCTCGCGCTCGCCACCATTCCCGTCTATCTCGCGGTGTACATGTGGCTTGGTCGCGACGCCAGGATCCAGATGGCCCGGTTGGACCGCGGCGTCGAACGGATCAGCGCCACCATCGTCGAGTTCATCGCGGGTGTCTCCGTGGTGAAGACGTTCGGCGAAGCGGGCAAGGCGCACAAGCGGTTCGCTGATGCGGCCGACGAATTCAACGACAGCTTTGCCGGCTGGATGGGTCCGTTGGTCCGAGTGAAGGCGGTGACGGCGCTCTTCATCGAGACGCCGCTACTGCTGTTGGTCAATCTCGCGGGCGGGTATTGGTTCGTGCGCAGCGGATGGGTGGCGCCCATCGACATGCTCGGCTCGACGCTGGTGGCGGTGACCATCCCGGCGGCCGTGCTGACCGTCGGATACTCCACCCACATCACCAAGCAGGCCCAGGCCGCGGCGGGCAGGCTGCAGCGACTGCTGCAGACACCGACCCTTGCCAATGTCCGGGATCCACAAGTACCCGAGGACAATTCGATCCGCTTCGACCACGTCCGCTTCTCCTACGACGGCCAGCGGACGGTGCTCCACGACGTCTCGCTGACGCTGGCGCCGGGCACCATCACCGCTCTGGTCGGCCCGTCGGGCAGCGGCAAGTCGACACTGGCCACGCTGGTGCCGCGGTTCTACGACACCACCGACGGTGCCGTCCGCGTCGGCGGCGTCGACGTGCGCGACATCGGCCCCGCGGTGCTGTACCGCCACGTCGGCTTCGTGCTGCAGGACGTCCAGTTGCTCGGCATCAGCGTGGCCGACAACATCCGACTTGGCAGGCCTGATGCGAGTCACGACAACATCGTCGACGCCGCCAGGGCGGCGTACATCCACGACCGGATCACCGCGCTGCCAAGGGGATACGACTCGGTGGTCGGCGAGGACGCACATTTCTCTGGCGGTGAGGCCCAACGCGTCAGCATCGCCCGCGCCCTGCTCGCGGACACGCCGATCCTGGTGCTCGACGAGGCGACCGCATTCGCCGATCCTGAGTCCGAGGCGCAGATCCAGGCCGCGCTGTCACGGCTGATCGCGGGTCGCACCGTGCTGGTCATCGCCCACCGCCTCGGCTCGATCGTCGGTGCCGACAACATCGTCGTCCTCGACGCAGGCCGCGTTGTTGAACAGGGCCGACACGAGGCGCTGCTGGAACGCGGCGGGCAGTACGCGCGAATGTGGGCGGCCCACACGGCAGTTCAGGCCACCGAGTGGGCGGTGGCGCAGTGA
- a CDS encoding nuclear transport factor 2 family protein: protein MAFDPGAVGLAFSEHRFDEALPHLAKDVRWTIVGYMVLEGADAVRHTCRETLESLEGTTTTYDRCVVAAGADTVAVDTFARYTRPDGMTAVASCDIYEFDDDQITAITSYAVEVDPEDAGSQPPPRR from the coding sequence ATGGCATTCGATCCCGGCGCCGTCGGCCTTGCGTTTTCCGAGCATCGGTTCGACGAGGCCCTGCCGCACCTTGCCAAGGACGTGCGCTGGACCATCGTCGGGTACATGGTGCTCGAAGGCGCCGATGCGGTGCGGCACACCTGCCGCGAGACCCTCGAAAGCCTCGAAGGCACCACCACGACCTACGACCGCTGCGTGGTCGCGGCGGGCGCCGACACCGTCGCCGTCGACACCTTCGCCCGCTACACCCGGCCCGACGGCATGACCGCGGTCGCCAGTTGCGACATCTACGAGTTCGACGACGACCAGATCACGGCCATCACCTCGTATGCCGTCGAGGTCGATCCCGAAGACGCCGGCTCCCAGCCGCCGCCGCGGCGCTGA
- a CDS encoding sigma-70 family RNA polymerase sigma factor, producing MTDDSEQAALLRAVHDEHGQPLLRYVLRLTRGDMPFAEDVVQESLLRLWRKPEILQQPPENVRKWLYTVARNLVIDDRRSARYTRELQSEFLPEQPTPDVIGPAFDKWILSDALLSLSPEHRSAIVRAYYLGQTVADIARQEGIPEGTVKSRLHYALRALRIALQERGVVR from the coding sequence ATGACTGACGATTCCGAGCAGGCCGCGCTGCTGCGGGCCGTGCACGACGAGCACGGCCAACCGCTGCTGCGCTACGTATTGAGATTGACCAGAGGAGACATGCCGTTCGCCGAGGATGTGGTGCAGGAGTCGCTGCTGCGACTCTGGCGCAAGCCTGAAATCCTGCAGCAGCCACCCGAGAACGTGCGCAAGTGGCTGTACACCGTGGCCCGCAATCTGGTCATCGACGACCGGCGCAGCGCGCGCTACACCCGCGAACTGCAGAGCGAGTTCCTGCCCGAGCAGCCAACGCCGGACGTGATCGGTCCGGCTTTCGACAAGTGGATCCTCTCCGACGCGCTGCTGTCGTTGTCTCCGGAGCATCGCAGCGCGATCGTGCGCGCCTACTATCTCGGCCAGACAGTGGCAGACATCGCGCGCCAAGAGGGTATTCCGGAGGGAACAGTCAAGTCCCGGCTTCATTACGCGCTTCGCGCGTTGCGAATCGCGTTGCAGGAAAGGGGGGTTGTGCGGTGA
- a CDS encoding LLM class F420-dependent oxidoreductase, which produces MQLSGVGVWSGQLEYGDAGQVADAAAELEELGYTALWVPDIGGPVLGAVEHLLASTKQAVIATGILNLWMHEAADVAAWYASVTRSHGERMLLGIGCSHAPLIDATEPGRYRKPLAATRAFLDAIDASETPVPVSNRVLAALGPKMLELSARRARGAHPYLVTPDHTRTAREVLGDGPLLLPEQTVLLTDSRDDARAVGTDWLRTYLVLPNYANNLLRSGFTQDDIDSVSDRLFDAIIAWGDEEAIARRVDEHRQAGADHVCIQALTANPREFPREQWRRLAPALT; this is translated from the coding sequence GTGCAGCTATCGGGTGTCGGCGTGTGGAGTGGTCAGCTGGAATACGGCGACGCCGGACAGGTAGCCGACGCCGCCGCCGAGTTGGAGGAGTTGGGGTACACCGCGCTGTGGGTGCCCGACATCGGCGGTCCGGTGCTTGGGGCCGTCGAGCACCTGCTCGCATCGACCAAACAGGCGGTGATCGCGACCGGCATCCTGAACCTGTGGATGCACGAGGCAGCCGATGTCGCCGCCTGGTACGCATCGGTGACCCGGTCACATGGTGAGCGCATGCTGCTCGGCATCGGCTGCAGTCATGCGCCGCTGATCGACGCCACCGAGCCAGGCCGCTACCGCAAACCGCTGGCGGCGACGCGCGCGTTCCTCGACGCCATCGACGCCAGCGAGACGCCGGTGCCGGTGAGCAACCGGGTGCTGGCCGCGCTGGGGCCCAAGATGCTGGAGTTGTCGGCACGACGCGCGCGCGGCGCGCATCCGTATCTCGTCACCCCCGACCACACCCGCACCGCTCGCGAGGTGCTCGGCGACGGGCCGCTGCTGCTGCCTGAGCAGACGGTGTTGTTGACTGATAGCCGCGACGACGCCCGCGCAGTCGGAACCGATTGGCTGCGTACGTATCTCGTGCTGCCGAACTACGCCAACAACTTGTTGCGCTCCGGCTTCACGCAGGACGACATCGACTCGGTCAGCGACCGGTTGTTCGACGCGATCATCGCGTGGGGCGATGAGGAGGCGATCGCGAGGCGGGTCGACGAACACCGGCAGGCCGGCGCCGACCACGTCTGCATCCAAGCGCTCACCGCCAACCCGCGCGAGTTCCCACGCGAACAGTGGCGCCGCCTGGCGCCCGCGCTCACCTAG
- a CDS encoding phosphoadenylyl-sulfate reductase encodes MTELMTDTDLQALAERGAAELAGASALDLLRWTDEHFGGDYVVASNMQDAVLVDLAAKVRPGVDVLFLDTGYHFVETIGTRDAVEAVYDINIVNVTPENSVEKQDELFGKNLFAREPNECCRMRKVEPLSKALRGYSAWVTGIRRVEAPTRANAPLISWDKAFGLVKINPIAAWTDEEMQAYIDANDVLVNPLVFEGYPSIGCAPCTAKPVEGADPRSGRWAGTSKTECGLHAS; translated from the coding sequence ATGACTGAACTGATGACCGACACAGACCTGCAGGCTTTGGCGGAGCGCGGCGCCGCGGAGTTGGCCGGCGCAAGTGCGCTGGATCTGCTGCGCTGGACCGACGAGCACTTCGGCGGCGACTACGTGGTGGCGTCCAACATGCAGGACGCGGTGCTGGTCGACCTGGCTGCCAAGGTGCGCCCGGGCGTGGACGTGCTGTTCCTGGACACCGGGTATCACTTCGTCGAGACCATCGGCACGCGGGACGCGGTCGAGGCGGTGTACGACATCAACATCGTCAACGTCACGCCGGAGAACAGCGTCGAGAAGCAGGACGAATTGTTCGGCAAGAACTTGTTCGCCCGCGAGCCCAACGAATGCTGCCGGATGCGCAAGGTCGAGCCGCTGTCCAAGGCGCTGCGCGGATACTCCGCATGGGTGACCGGCATTCGTCGTGTCGAGGCGCCGACGCGGGCCAACGCGCCATTGATCAGCTGGGACAAGGCTTTTGGGTTGGTGAAGATCAACCCGATCGCGGCGTGGACCGACGAGGAGATGCAGGCGTACATCGACGCGAACGATGTACTGGTCAATCCGCTTGTCTTCGAGGGCTATCCGTCGATCGGCTGCGCTCCGTGCACCGCGAAGCCCGTCGAGGGCGCCGATCCGCGCAGCGGCCGGTGGGCCGGTACGTCGAAGACGGAATGCGGTCTGCACGCGTCGTGA
- a CDS encoding nitrite/sulfite reductase codes for MTTAKPVKRPRGEGQWKLGYREPLNPNEQFKKDDDALNVRSRIVDIYAKQGYDSIDKQDLRGRMRWMGLYTQREQGYDGTWTGDENADLLEAKYFMMRVRCDGGALSAAALRTIGEISTEFARDTADISDRENVQYHWIRIEDVPQIWERLAAVGLQTTEACGDCPRVVLGGPLSGESLDEVLDPSWAVDEIVRRYVGNPSFSNLPRKYKTAISGLQDVAHEVNDISFIGVNHPEHGPGLDIWVGGGLSTNPMLAQRLGAWVPLEEVPDVWEAVTSVFRDYGYRRLRSKARLKFLIKDWGVERFRQVVEDEYLGRKLIDGPAPEPVKHPIDHVGVQKLKNGKNAVGVAPIAGRVSGTILQKVADLVEAAGSDRVRLTPYQKLVILDVPDDKLDALVAGLDALGLPSNPSGWRKNLMACTGIEYCKLSFAETRGRAQVLVPELEKRLEDINAQLDVPITVNINGCPNSCARIQVADIGFKGQMVDDGNGNSVEGFQVHLGGSLGLDSGFGRKLRQHKVLSSELGDYIDRVVRNFVKQREQGERFATWAVRADEADLR; via the coding sequence ATGACCACCGCCAAGCCCGTCAAGCGCCCGCGGGGCGAGGGCCAATGGAAGCTCGGCTATCGGGAGCCGCTCAACCCGAACGAGCAGTTCAAAAAAGATGACGACGCGCTGAACGTGCGCAGCCGCATCGTCGACATCTACGCCAAGCAGGGCTACGACAGCATCGACAAGCAGGACCTGCGTGGCCGGATGCGCTGGATGGGCCTGTACACCCAGCGCGAGCAGGGCTACGACGGCACCTGGACCGGCGACGAGAACGCCGATCTGCTCGAGGCCAAGTACTTCATGATGCGGGTGCGATGCGACGGTGGCGCGCTGTCAGCGGCCGCGCTGCGCACCATCGGCGAGATCTCCACCGAGTTCGCCCGCGACACCGCCGACATCAGCGACCGCGAGAACGTGCAGTACCACTGGATCCGGATCGAGGACGTGCCCCAGATCTGGGAGCGGCTGGCCGCGGTGGGCCTGCAGACCACCGAAGCCTGCGGCGACTGCCCCCGCGTCGTCCTCGGCGGGCCGTTGTCCGGCGAATCGCTCGACGAGGTGCTCGACCCGTCGTGGGCGGTCGATGAGATCGTCCGCCGCTACGTCGGCAACCCGTCGTTCTCGAACCTGCCGCGTAAGTACAAGACCGCGATCTCCGGATTGCAGGACGTGGCGCACGAGGTCAACGACATCTCGTTCATCGGCGTCAACCACCCCGAGCATGGTCCCGGCCTGGACATCTGGGTCGGCGGCGGGCTGTCGACCAACCCGATGCTGGCCCAGCGCCTCGGGGCGTGGGTTCCGCTCGAAGAGGTGCCCGACGTCTGGGAGGCGGTCACCTCGGTGTTCCGCGACTACGGCTATCGGCGGCTGCGCAGCAAGGCCCGGCTGAAGTTCCTGATCAAGGACTGGGGTGTCGAAAGATTCCGCCAGGTCGTCGAGGACGAGTACCTGGGCCGCAAGCTGATCGACGGGCCCGCGCCGGAGCCGGTCAAGCATCCCATCGACCACGTCGGTGTGCAGAAGCTGAAGAACGGAAAGAACGCTGTCGGCGTTGCGCCGATCGCGGGCCGGGTGTCGGGCACCATCCTGCAGAAGGTCGCGGACCTGGTCGAGGCGGCGGGATCGGATCGGGTGCGGCTGACGCCGTACCAGAAGCTAGTCATCCTCGATGTGCCCGACGACAAACTCGACGCGCTGGTGGCCGGCCTTGACGCGCTGGGCCTGCCGTCGAATCCGTCGGGGTGGCGCAAGAATCTGATGGCCTGCACCGGCATCGAGTACTGCAAGCTGTCGTTCGCCGAGACACGCGGTCGGGCGCAGGTGCTGGTGCCGGAGCTGGAGAAGCGGCTCGAGGACATCAACGCCCAACTCGACGTGCCGATCACGGTCAACATCAACGGCTGCCCCAACTCGTGTGCCCGCATCCAGGTCGCCGACATCGGGTTCAAGGGCCAGATGGTCGACGACGGCAACGGCAACTCGGTCGAAGGTTTCCAGGTGCACCTTGGCGGCAGCCTCGGCCTGGACAGCGGGTTCGGCCGCAAGCTGCGCCAGCACAAGGTGCTGTCCAGCGAACTGGGCGACTACATCGACAGGGTGGTCCGCAACTTCGTGAAACAACGCGAGCAGGGCGAGCGTTTCGCTACGTGGGCGGTACGAGCAGACGAGGCGGATTTGCGATGA
- the hemW gene encoding radical SAM family heme chaperone HemW translates to MTVRTAPVALPDLASTPGRPFGIYIHVPFCATRCGYCDFNTYTPTELGGANPQGWLDALRAELGLAASRLGSPQVDTVFVGGGTPSMLGGDGLAAVLDAIRAHFGVAADAEVTTEANPESTSPAFFARLRTAGFTRLSLGMQSVSPHVLKVLDRVHSPGRALDAASEARGAGFDHVNLDLIYGTPGETDDDLRRSVDAAIDAGVDHVSGYALVVEDGTALARRVRRGEIAAPDNDVLAQRYELLDARLSAAGLDWYEVSNWSRPGGECRHNIGYWNGGEWWGAGPGAHGYVDATRWWNVKHPNAYAQALTDGVLPVADFEQLDAGTRHIEDVMLRLRLRDGLPMAVLDDDERARAETAVSDGLVGLRGDRLVLTDRGRLLADAVVRTLLS, encoded by the coding sequence ATGACAGTCCGAACGGCGCCGGTAGCGCTGCCCGACCTGGCGTCGACGCCGGGCCGGCCGTTCGGCATCTATATCCATGTGCCGTTCTGCGCGACGCGGTGCGGCTACTGCGACTTCAACACCTACACGCCCACTGAGCTGGGCGGCGCCAACCCGCAGGGATGGCTCGACGCGCTGCGAGCCGAACTGGGCCTGGCGGCGTCGCGGCTGGGCTCGCCGCAGGTCGACACCGTGTTCGTCGGCGGCGGCACCCCGTCGATGTTGGGCGGCGACGGGCTGGCGGCGGTGCTCGACGCGATCCGCGCGCACTTCGGGGTGGCCGCCGATGCAGAGGTGACGACGGAGGCGAACCCGGAGTCCACCTCGCCCGCCTTCTTCGCACGGCTGCGAACGGCCGGGTTCACCCGGCTGTCGCTCGGCATGCAGTCGGTGAGCCCGCACGTGCTCAAGGTGCTCGACCGGGTGCACTCGCCGGGCCGGGCGCTCGATGCGGCCAGCGAAGCCCGCGGCGCAGGCTTCGACCACGTCAACCTCGACCTCATCTACGGCACACCGGGGGAGACCGACGACGATCTGCGCCGCTCCGTCGACGCCGCGATCGACGCGGGCGTCGACCATGTGTCCGGCTACGCGCTGGTGGTCGAGGACGGCACCGCGCTGGCCCGCCGGGTGCGCCGCGGCGAAATCGCTGCCCCCGACAACGACGTGCTGGCGCAGCGCTACGAACTGCTCGACGCGCGGCTGTCGGCCGCGGGCTTGGATTGGTACGAGGTATCCAATTGGAGCAGACCCGGCGGGGAGTGCAGGCACAACATCGGCTACTGGAACGGCGGCGAGTGGTGGGGCGCAGGCCCTGGCGCGCACGGCTACGTCGACGCCACCCGATGGTGGAATGTCAAGCACCCCAACGCATATGCCCAAGCCTTGACCGACGGCGTGCTGCCGGTGGCCGATTTCGAACAGCTAGACGCGGGCACACGGCACATCGAGGACGTGATGCTGCGGCTGCGGCTGCGCGACGGGTTGCCGATGGCGGTGTTGGACGACGACGAACGGGCGCGCGCCGAGACCGCGGTATCCGACGGTCTGGTCGGGTTGCGGGGGGATCGGCTGGTGCTCACCGACCGCGGCCGGTTGCTGGCCGACGCCGTCGTGCGCACCCTGCTGAGCTAG
- a CDS encoding Ms4527A family Cys-rich leader peptide produces MTAARSFPQRVSLVARRHVDFKRVCTCCCLP; encoded by the coding sequence GTGACCGCCGCCCGCAGCTTCCCCCAGCGCGTATCGCTGGTGGCACGGCGGCATGTCGACTTCAAGCGCGTTTGTACCTGTTGTTGTCTGCCTTGA
- a CDS encoding salicylate synthase has translation MTDVSVETSSESLSFVVPPGITPADLVAELASALPERADEDYLVYEHEGRWILASGVRVLVELDSDELRVTADGVQRQTWSGRPAEVLGEAIDRLLLETEQVFGWVAFEFGAYKFGLQRALPAGTPLARIFAPRTQVIVTHSEVVVCNADERHLDVLQRLLADGIPAATHANPINVHNDAGGYRGRVRTAIDEIVGGRYQKVILSRRVDVPFALDFPASYRVGRRHNTPARSFLLRLGGLRALGYSPELVAAVHHDGVVVTEPLAGTRAFGRGEDKDKAARDDLESNSKEIVEHAISVRSSLQEIAEVAEPGTAVVKDFMTVRERGSVQHLGSTVGARLHPSKDRMDALEALFPAVTASGIPKAESVDAILRLDEGPRGLYSGAVVMFSADGGMDAALALRSAYEAQGRTWLRAGAGIIAASTPDREFEETCEKLTTLAPHLVPRV, from the coding sequence GTGACTGACGTAAGCGTCGAGACAAGCTCGGAGAGTCTGTCGTTCGTGGTGCCGCCGGGCATCACGCCCGCTGATCTGGTGGCCGAACTCGCCTCCGCGCTGCCCGAACGCGCCGACGAAGACTACCTGGTCTACGAGCACGAGGGCCGCTGGATCCTGGCCAGTGGCGTGCGCGTGCTCGTCGAACTGGACAGCGACGAACTGAGGGTGACGGCCGACGGCGTCCAGCGCCAAACCTGGTCCGGCCGTCCGGCGGAAGTACTGGGCGAAGCGATCGACCGGCTGCTGTTGGAGACCGAGCAGGTATTCGGTTGGGTCGCATTCGAGTTCGGCGCCTACAAGTTCGGGTTGCAACGGGCGCTGCCCGCGGGTACGCCGCTCGCGCGGATCTTCGCACCGCGGACACAGGTGATCGTGACGCATTCCGAAGTGGTGGTGTGCAACGCCGACGAGCGTCATCTCGACGTGCTACAGCGACTGCTGGCCGACGGGATCCCGGCGGCGACACATGCGAATCCGATCAATGTGCACAACGACGCGGGCGGCTACCGGGGCCGCGTGCGCACCGCGATCGACGAGATCGTCGGTGGCCGGTATCAGAAGGTGATCCTGTCGCGGCGGGTCGATGTGCCGTTCGCATTGGACTTCCCCGCGAGCTACCGCGTGGGCCGAAGGCACAACACGCCGGCCCGCTCGTTCCTGTTGCGACTCGGCGGTCTGCGGGCGCTCGGCTACAGCCCCGAGCTCGTCGCCGCCGTCCACCATGACGGGGTTGTGGTGACCGAGCCGTTGGCGGGCACCCGCGCATTCGGTCGCGGTGAGGACAAGGACAAGGCGGCCCGCGACGACTTGGAGTCGAACTCCAAAGAGATTGTCGAACATGCAATCTCGGTGCGCAGCTCGCTGCAGGAGATCGCCGAGGTCGCCGAGCCCGGTACCGCCGTGGTGAAAGACTTCATGACGGTGCGGGAGCGGGGGAGTGTGCAGCATCTCGGGTCGACGGTCGGCGCGCGGCTGCATCCGTCGAAGGACCGGATGGATGCGCTGGAGGCGCTGTTCCCCGCGGTCACCGCCTCCGGTATTCCCAAGGCGGAGAGTGTCGACGCGATACTGCGCCTCGACGAAGGCCCGCGCGGTCTGTATTCCGGTGCGGTGGTGATGTTTTCGGCCGATGGTGGAATGGACGCCGCGCTGGCGCTGCGTTCTGCCTACGAGGCGCAAGGCAGGACGTGGTTGCGCGCCGGGGCGGGCATCATCGCGGCGTCGACACCTGATCGCGAGTTCGAGGAGACGTGCGAGAAGCTGACGACGCTCGCGCCGCACCTGGTGCCGCGCGTCTGA